The Rattus rattus isolate New Zealand chromosome 1, Rrattus_CSIRO_v1, whole genome shotgun sequence genome includes a region encoding these proteins:
- the LOC116889940 gene encoding testin-like: protein MDLNHEQGLGAPCRKCKEKCTGFELHFWKKICRNCKCKQEEHYIFLSTEEEPKVGRLFENTKYNTLIAKLKSEGILFENQYAMTLSKPCAAEKKVSINTVTHESVSPFQKQALPRSMQVLLDEKEPVSDSEEAQYWKKQLAKQLPSHDQDPSKCHELSPEEVKEMEQFVKKYKNEALGVGDMKLLSDVNVQHYKVHYPTGDRNTTATVGSKDMSAESKKTEYPCYCCKKTIKEGDLVIFAERAGYDKCWHPDCFICSTCGEFLVHMVYFWKNGKLYCGRHYCEIEKPRCAGCDELIFSKEYTQAENQNWHLKHFCCCDCNYILAGKLYVMVSDKPVCKPCYMKNHAVVCQGCHSVIDPEVRRVTYNNLSWHASTKCFLCSCCRKCLFGETFLSVKGMTFCSIECKNMMC, encoded by the coding sequence ATGGACTTAAATCACGAACAAGGATTGGGAGCCCCCTGTcgaaaatgcaaagaaaaatgtaCAGGATTTGAACTACACTTCTGGAAGAAAATATGCCGTAACTGCAAATGTAAGCAGGAAGAGCATTATATATTCCTGAGCACTGAGGAGGAACCAAAAGTGGGGAGGCTATTTGAAAACACCAAGTACAACACCTTGATTGCCAAGCTGAAGTCAGAGGGAATTCTTTTTGAAAACCAATATGCTATGACATTGTCCAAACCATGTGCTGCTGAAAAGAAAGTCTCCATCAACACTGTTACTCATGAGAGTGTTTCCCCCTTCCAGAAGCAGGCACTTCCCAGGAGCATGCAGGTGCTACTTGATGAGAAAGAGCCAGTGTCCGATTCAGAGGAGGCACAGTACTGGAAGAAGCAGCTGGCAAAGCAGCTCCCTTCACATGACCAGGACCCTTCTAAGTGCCATGAGTTGTCTCCCGAGGAGGTAAAGGAGATGGAGCAGTTTGTGAAGAAATATAAGAATGAGGCTCTGGGAGTGGGTGACATGAAGCTTCTCTCTGATGTGAATGTTCAACATTACAAGGTGCACTACCCTACTGGAGACAGAAACACCACAGCAACAGTGGGTTCCAAGGACATGTCTGCAGAGTCTAAGAAGACCGAATATCCCTGTTACTGCTGCAAAAAAACCATAAAGGAAGGAGATCTAGTCATCTTTGCGGAAAGGGCTGGCTATGATAAATGCTGGCACCCAGATTGCTTTATCTGCAGCACCTGTGGTGAATTCCTGGTGCACATGGTTTACTTCTGGAAGAACGGGAAGCTGTACTGTGGCAGGCATTACTGTGAGATCGAGAAGCCCCGCTGTGCTGGCTGTGATGAGCTGATATTCAGCAAGGAATACACCCAAGCAGAAAACCAGAACTGGCATCTGAAacacttctgctgctgtgactgcAACTACATCCTGGCAGGAAAATTATATGTGATGGTCAGTGACAAGCCTGTGTGCAAACCCTGCTACATGAAGAACCATGCTGTGGTGTGTCAAGGATGCCACAGTGTCATCGACCCGGAAGTGCGGAGAGTAACATACAACAACTTAAGCTGGCATGCATCCACCAAGTGCTTCCTATGCTCTTGCTGCAGAAAGTGTCTTTTTGGGGAGACATTCTTGTCTGTAAAGGGAATGACTTTCTGTTCCATAGAGTGTAAGAATATGATGTGCTAA